The proteins below are encoded in one region of Lactuca sativa cultivar Salinas chromosome 3, Lsat_Salinas_v11, whole genome shotgun sequence:
- the LOC111915426 gene encoding leucine-rich repeat extensin-like protein 3, producing the protein MSANHHPHHPQPPTITTTTCLHHQPQQPLPPTHPSPSFDSITTTCHHPHKPSPPPASTIHHHHPSPPPTITHYHHPHYHYQSLPLPCITTTYHPHHQRTPPTSIIHHHPPTSTTHHHPPISTTHHYLPLQPPTIITTTHHHDQPQPITTTIHQNHLPPPPRM; encoded by the coding sequence ATGTCTGCTAACCATCACCCCCACCACCCACAAccacccaccatcaccaccaccacctgcctCCATCACCAACCACAACAGCCCCTACCACCTACCCACCCATCCCCATCATTCGACTCTATCACCACCACTTGCCACCACCCACAcaaaccatcaccaccacctgcctccaccatccatcaccaccacccatctCCACCACCAACTATCACCCACTATCACCACCCCCACTACCACTACCAATCATTACCACTCCCATGCATCACCACCACTTACCACCCCCACCACCAACGAACACCACCCACATCCATTATCCATCATCACCCACCCACATCCACTACCCATCATCACCCACCCATCTCTACTACCCATCACTATCTCCCATTACAACCACCCActatcatcaccaccacccatcaccatgaCCAACCAcaacccatcaccaccactatcCATCAAAACCACCTGCCTCCACCGCCTCGCATGTAA